A genomic window from Brevibacillus agri includes:
- a CDS encoding ferritin-like domain-containing protein, with protein MPSIMSSTPFQQAPIPEPPKVITTKDLSYLKDALSWELLAFKKLHFFAQQATDPDVKQCLEKTGRMHQQHYEKLLSHLQNNNTAVMATLPQTQSQQQQQQMQ; from the coding sequence ATGCCATCCATCATGTCTTCCACGCCTTTTCAACAAGCGCCGATTCCCGAGCCGCCCAAAGTCATCACGACCAAAGACTTGAGCTACCTGAAAGATGCGTTGTCCTGGGAGCTGCTCGCCTTTAAAAAGCTGCATTTCTTTGCCCAGCAAGCCACAGACCCGGACGTGAAGCAATGTCTGGAGAAAACGGGCCGCATGCACCAGCAGCACTACGAAAAGCTGCTCTCCCACCTGCAAAACAACAACACAGCCGTCATGGCGACCTTGCCGCAGACCCAATCCCAACAACAGCAACAACAGATGCAGTAA
- a CDS encoding transposase codes for MCLDFSTDFIRLPSFHLTHWEKTKETDWIAVLEPHSACHLCPICLRASTNHARPGRRILRHRFVPAWGTVWVSVPVYRQRCASCGLTWTVEWNGIPPRGLVTSAFQEMAVDMCRGRDLLSVAKQLSAAYSTLERWYYQLAPQRLAQPKEHEAPEVVCLDEFALQKGHKYGVNLMDAQTGHIWQVTEGRSREQVRNALQQWPFRKAPHVVVTDLAPGMAETVRQVWKHTLVVADKFHVIQLFSKALEATRKRTHARGTHRRGRHEQRLLHTIPDKLKPEELQELKIWLAEDPHLKRLYFALQDIRTVYAVQNPRDRRGSTSEMD; via the coding sequence TTGTGCCTTGATTTTAGCACAGACTTTATCAGACTTCCATCATTCCATCTCACACATTGGGAAAAAACAAAGGAAACGGATTGGATCGCTGTTCTGGAACCGCATTCTGCCTGTCATCTTTGTCCGATCTGTCTCCGAGCCAGTACCAACCATGCCCGTCCTGGACGGCGTATTCTTCGTCATCGTTTCGTTCCTGCTTGGGGGACCGTCTGGGTATCCGTTCCCGTGTATCGCCAGCGCTGTGCGAGTTGTGGGCTTACATGGACAGTGGAATGGAACGGTATCCCGCCTCGAGGATTGGTCACCTCTGCTTTTCAAGAGATGGCGGTGGATATGTGCCGCGGCCGGGATTTGCTCTCTGTTGCCAAGCAATTGAGTGCGGCCTACTCGACACTTGAACGCTGGTACTACCAACTGGCCCCCCAACGCCTTGCTCAACCAAAAGAACATGAAGCTCCTGAAGTGGTCTGTCTGGATGAGTTTGCGTTGCAAAAAGGACATAAGTACGGCGTGAACCTCATGGATGCTCAAACCGGTCATATCTGGCAAGTCACAGAAGGACGTTCACGTGAACAGGTACGAAACGCCCTGCAGCAATGGCCCTTTCGTAAGGCTCCCCATGTAGTTGTCACGGATTTGGCTCCAGGAATGGCTGAAACAGTACGCCAGGTCTGGAAGCATACCCTTGTGGTAGCAGATAAATTTCACGTGATCCAGCTTTTCTCGAAAGCGTTGGAAGCTACCCGAAAACGCACTCATGCTCGTGGAACACATCGTCGGGGCAGACATGAGCAACGCCTGCTCCATACGATCCCTGACAAGCTGAAGCCCGAAGAGCTTCAGGAACTGAAGATTTGGTTAGCAGAAGATCCACACCTCAAACGACTCTACTTTGCGCTTCAAGACATAAGAACCGTGTATGCCGTTCAAAACCCAAGAGACAGGCGAGGAAGCACTTCAGAAATGGATTGA
- a CDS encoding spore coat protein, with amino-acid sequence MPNQNQIANPQSGQLPQIKGPQMNDRDFLNDCLATCKYVTDSLNVAVREMSHQQLYSDMLQLLNETHQSARDTFNLMFQKGWYKLEAEEQQKLQQAYQQFSGYSSQFPYQ; translated from the coding sequence ATGCCAAACCAAAACCAGATCGCAAACCCGCAATCCGGACAGTTGCCGCAAATCAAAGGGCCGCAAATGAATGACCGCGATTTTCTCAACGATTGTCTGGCGACCTGCAAATACGTCACCGACAGCCTGAACGTCGCGGTGCGCGAGATGAGCCACCAGCAACTGTACAGCGACATGCTGCAACTGTTGAACGAGACGCACCAGTCGGCGCGCGATACGTTCAACCTCATGTTCCAAAAAGGCTGGTACAAGCTCGAAGCGGAGGAACAGCAAAAGCTGCAGCAAGCTTACCAGCAGTTCTCCGGCTACTCCAGTCAGTTTCCGTATCAATAG